One segment of Solanum stenotomum isolate F172 chromosome 1, ASM1918654v1, whole genome shotgun sequence DNA contains the following:
- the LOC125843851 gene encoding RING-H2 finger protein ATL72-like codes for MDFQFEVLLAATTTDLLICGIEFRWFCHPDNQLPPPFTDEGRYCAVCLYDVISGENCRKLPKCGHVFHVECVDSWLQRNRTCPLCRRQVTDEGRGETVISWAEDFILEKIYNPITEMVTILVCGGMSLAHP; via the coding sequence ATGGATTTTCAATTTGAGGTATTGCTAGCTGCCACAACCACCGATTTATTGATTTGCGGCATCGAATTCCGGTGGTTCTGCCACCCCGACAATCAGCTACCACCGCCGTTCACCGACGAAGGAAGATACTGCGCCGTGTGCCTCTACGACGTTATTAGCGGCGAGAATTGCCGGAAACTGCCGAAATGCGGGCACGTATTCCACGTGGAGTGCGTGGACTCGTGGCTACAACGCAATCGGACATGCCCACTCTGCAGAAGGCAAGTTACTGATGAGGGAAGGGGTGAAACCGTAATTTCATGGGCGGAGGattttattttggaaaagaTTTATAATCCTATTACTGAGATGGTCACAATACTTGTGTGCGGCGGTATGTCTCTTGCTCATCCATga